From a single Intestinibaculum porci genomic region:
- a CDS encoding exonuclease SbcCD subunit D → MKFIHLADLHLGRQLHGYALLDIQKELLEKVTAYIRDHDIRVVVIAGDVYDRAIPSQEAVTLLSDFLSTLILDLHVKVLMIAGNHDGADRLDFTSSILEKEGLYICANAKAQMPYVEIEDVKFYLLPFIKPSGVHQLFPEAPRDNYHVALAYYLDKQDLTAPGKKVLVTHQFVGHHAQTSDSELTLSVGGTEVIDPKIFESFDYVALGHLHAPQYVGRETIRYSGSLAKYSFDEAHQKKGFLVVDTKDFSSTFVPLKPSLDVRVLKGSLDELIHRQDAHNDDLLAAELSDEKIIPHAIDTLRTYYPHILSISYPQIVTTTHFDKHSMSEIQSKNALDLFIDFYRDMTMREPDEEEIQLISTLLEDNV, encoded by the coding sequence GTGAAGTTTATCCATTTAGCGGACTTACATTTAGGGCGCCAGTTACATGGCTATGCCTTATTAGATATTCAAAAAGAGTTGCTGGAAAAGGTAACAGCTTATATTCGCGATCATGATATTAGGGTGGTGGTTATTGCTGGCGATGTTTATGATCGCGCTATTCCATCGCAGGAAGCGGTCACGTTACTAAGTGATTTCTTATCCACTTTAATTCTTGATTTACATGTGAAAGTCTTAATGATCGCTGGTAATCATGATGGTGCGGATCGTTTAGACTTTACTTCTTCGATTCTCGAAAAAGAAGGTCTTTATATTTGCGCCAATGCGAAAGCGCAGATGCCTTATGTCGAAATTGAAGATGTGAAATTCTACTTATTACCATTTATCAAACCATCTGGTGTTCATCAGCTCTTCCCTGAGGCCCCTCGAGATAATTATCATGTGGCTTTAGCTTATTATTTAGATAAGCAGGATTTAACCGCGCCAGGCAAGAAAGTCTTAGTAACCCATCAGTTTGTCGGACATCATGCCCAGACCAGTGATTCTGAGTTAACCTTATCAGTGGGCGGCACAGAAGTTATTGATCCAAAGATCTTTGAGTCCTTTGATTACGTTGCCTTAGGCCATTTACATGCTCCGCAGTATGTTGGCCGCGAAACGATCCGCTACAGCGGGTCGCTTGCGAAATACTCTTTTGATGAAGCGCATCAGAAAAAAGGCTTCCTGGTCGTTGATACGAAAGATTTCTCAAGCACCTTTGTGCCTTTAAAGCCAAGCTTAGATGTCCGGGTACTAAAAGGCAGCTTAGATGAACTCATTCATCGGCAGGACGCACATAATGATGATTTACTAGCTGCCGAGCTTTCGGATGAGAAAATTATTCCTCATGCCATTGACACATTAAGGACTTATTATCCTCATATTTTATCGATCAGTTATCCGCAAATTGTCACGACAACGCATTTTGATAAACATTCGATGAGTGAAATCCAAAGTAAAAACGCATTGGATTTATTTATTGATTTCTATCGTGATATGACCATGCGAGAGCCGGACGAAGAGGAAATTCAGCTTATTAGTACACTATTGGAGGACAACGTATGA